The following coding sequences lie in one Streptomyces sp. NBC_00510 genomic window:
- a CDS encoding MCE family protein: MSGSGARQTAAPLVKFSLFALVTIAATALLAATIANVSFTPKDTYHAVFTDVTGLETGDDIRVAGVRVGQVEGIRIKDRTLAEVTFTVSADRPLLAGTHAVVRYRNLVGQRYVALTEVTGDGTARLRPGGTIPLSRTEPALDLNALLNGFKPLFAALSPNDVNQLATEIVQTLQGEGGTVNSLLTHTASLTSTLADRDKLIGSVIDNLNTVLATLDERGSRFSGLLTQLRRVVAGLSADRKPIGESLVSIGDLTDVTSELLKDARPPLKDDIARLGDLTGTLNKNEHTVEGVLKRLPNKLEKLTGTASYGSWFNFYLCDFDGRIVLPKTKQVITPELHVARARCGG; the protein is encoded by the coding sequence ATGAGCGGGTCCGGAGCGCGGCAGACCGCCGCCCCGCTGGTCAAGTTCAGCCTCTTCGCGCTGGTCACGATCGCGGCGACGGCGCTTCTCGCCGCCACCATCGCCAATGTCTCCTTCACCCCCAAGGACACCTATCACGCCGTGTTCACCGACGTCACCGGGCTGGAGACCGGCGACGACATCCGGGTGGCCGGAGTACGGGTAGGACAGGTCGAGGGTATCCGGATCAAGGACCGGACGCTGGCGGAGGTCACGTTCACCGTCAGCGCGGACCGGCCGCTGCTCGCTGGGACTCACGCGGTCGTCCGCTACCGCAACCTGGTCGGGCAGCGGTACGTCGCACTCACCGAGGTCACCGGCGACGGCACCGCCCGGCTGCGGCCGGGCGGCACCATCCCGCTGTCCCGGACCGAGCCGGCGCTGGACCTCAACGCCCTGCTGAACGGCTTCAAGCCGCTGTTCGCGGCGCTCAGCCCGAACGATGTCAACCAGCTGGCCACCGAGATCGTCCAGACCCTCCAGGGCGAGGGCGGCACGGTGAACAGTCTGCTCACGCACACGGCCTCGCTCACGAGCACCCTCGCCGACCGCGACAAGCTGATCGGATCGGTGATCGACAACCTCAACACCGTCCTGGCGACGCTCGACGAGCGCGGCTCCCGCTTCTCCGGGCTGCTGACGCAGCTGCGCCGAGTGGTTGCAGGGCTGTCCGCCGACCGCAAGCCCATCGGGGAGTCGCTGGTGAGCATCGGCGACCTCACGGACGTCACGTCGGAGCTGCTCAAGGACGCGCGTCCACCGCTGAAGGACGACATCGCCCGGCTCGGCGATCTCACCGGAACGCTGAACAAGAACGAGCACACCGTCGAGGGCGTCCTGAAACGGCTGCCGAACAAGCTCGAGAAGCTGACGGGGACGGCCTCGTACGGCTCGTGGTTCAACTTCTACCTCTGCGACTTCGACGGCCGGATCGTGCTGCCGAAGACCAAGCAGGTGATCACCCCGGAGCTGCACGTGGCACGGGCGAGGTGTGGCGGATGA
- a CDS encoding MCE family protein, which produces MITRTVKAQLLAFATITALGVAYVGARYTGLVDDVLHRGYTVRADFAESGGVFPGAEVTYRGVPVGRVGDLQLTGSGVSVALRIEDGAPRIPADTLAVVAARSAVGEQYVDLQPWRSGGPYLRDGSPIPRSRTRTPLPVTDLVLSLDRLVNSVGKDDLRVTVDELGKAFSGTGPNLSRLVDSGDALVEAASESLPQTVSLIEDSRKVLRTQADQGSAIKSFSRDLATLTAQLKSSDGDLRRLIGSTVPAARQVDSLLKSTRPHVPILLANLISGGQITVARLPGVEQALVTLPLTVAGSYTVIPGDGTTHFGLTVNADDPPACTKGYNTQRRDPADTGTRHANTDARCTLPRGSKSSVRGAQNAPGATTGPHSGDQAAFVAPYDPETGTVTGPDGTLLEIGSTGGEQAVFGKESWQWLLVGPMV; this is translated from the coding sequence GTGATCACACGTACGGTCAAGGCCCAGTTGCTGGCCTTCGCGACCATCACCGCTCTGGGGGTGGCGTACGTCGGCGCCCGGTACACGGGCCTGGTGGACGACGTCTTGCACCGCGGGTACACCGTGCGCGCCGACTTCGCCGAGTCAGGGGGCGTCTTCCCGGGTGCCGAGGTCACCTACCGGGGGGTGCCGGTGGGCCGCGTGGGCGATCTGCAGCTGACCGGATCCGGGGTCTCGGTGGCGCTGAGGATCGAGGACGGCGCCCCGAGGATCCCGGCCGACACGCTCGCAGTGGTCGCCGCCCGATCGGCGGTGGGTGAGCAGTACGTCGACCTCCAGCCGTGGCGGTCGGGCGGCCCGTACCTCAGGGACGGCAGCCCGATCCCGCGCAGCCGCACCCGGACCCCACTGCCGGTCACCGACCTGGTCCTCAGCCTCGACCGGCTGGTCAACTCGGTCGGCAAGGACGATCTGCGGGTCACCGTCGACGAGCTGGGCAAGGCGTTCTCCGGCACCGGACCGAACCTGAGCCGGCTGGTGGACTCCGGTGACGCGCTGGTGGAGGCGGCGTCCGAGTCGCTCCCCCAGACGGTCTCGCTGATCGAGGACTCGCGGAAGGTACTCAGGACACAGGCCGACCAGGGCTCGGCCATCAAGTCGTTCTCCCGCGATCTCGCCACGCTCACCGCACAGTTGAAGTCGAGCGACGGCGACCTTCGCCGGCTGATCGGCAGCACCGTGCCCGCCGCACGGCAGGTCGATTCGCTGCTCAAGTCCACGCGGCCGCACGTGCCGATCCTGCTGGCCAACCTCATCAGCGGCGGCCAGATCACCGTGGCCCGGTTGCCCGGCGTCGAACAGGCCCTGGTCACGCTCCCACTCACTGTCGCGGGCAGCTACACGGTCATCCCCGGCGACGGCACCACCCACTTCGGGCTGACCGTGAACGCCGACGACCCTCCCGCCTGCACCAAGGGCTACAACACCCAGCGGCGCGACCCAGCCGACACCGGGACGCGCCATGCGAACACCGACGCGCGCTGCACGCTACCGCGTGGCAGCAAGTCCTCGGTGCGCGGAGCGCAGAACGCGCCCGGCGCCACGACCGGCCCGCACAGCGGTGACCAGGCCGCGTTCGTGGCCCCGTACGACCCGGAGACCGGCACCGTGACCGGCCCGGACGGAACGCTCCTCGAGATCGGCTCGACGGGCGGGGAACAGGCCGTGTTCGGAAAGGAGTCGTGGCAATGGCTGCTCGTGGGACCGATGGTGTGA
- a CDS encoding protein kinase family protein — MSFAARLTAYSAVSTSLALLSDHALAKALDAAAPIGSGIGGKSALLEVAGMPVFVKRVPLTDLERWPENVRSTANLFELPLFCHYGIGGPGFGAWRELAAHAMTTSWVLAGDYEGFPLMYHWRVVPDSTPLPEELSDIEGTVAFWGGGSQVRRRIEELRDSSASIALFLEYIPQNVHQWLGEQINARGEAADRACAMVERNLEAGISFMNARGLLHFDAHFQNILTDGERLYFADYGLAISSRFELSKDESAFFERHQNYDRCYTAMYTSQWLVTALFGSGREDREARLRAYARGEVPTGAPATAAAILARDAPAAVVMTDFFRRLQHESRQAPYPIEL, encoded by the coding sequence ATGTCCTTCGCCGCGCGGCTGACCGCGTACAGCGCCGTCTCCACTTCCCTGGCTCTGCTCAGCGATCACGCGCTGGCGAAAGCCCTGGATGCGGCCGCGCCGATCGGATCCGGGATCGGCGGGAAGTCGGCGCTGTTGGAGGTCGCCGGGATGCCCGTGTTCGTCAAGCGGGTGCCGCTGACCGACCTGGAGCGGTGGCCGGAGAACGTCCGGTCCACGGCGAACCTGTTCGAGCTGCCGCTATTCTGCCACTACGGCATCGGCGGGCCGGGCTTTGGAGCGTGGCGGGAACTGGCTGCGCACGCCATGACCACAAGCTGGGTGCTCGCGGGCGACTACGAGGGTTTCCCGCTGATGTACCACTGGCGGGTGGTGCCGGATTCGACGCCGCTGCCCGAGGAGCTGTCCGACATCGAGGGCACGGTCGCCTTTTGGGGCGGCGGATCGCAGGTGCGCCGGCGTATCGAGGAGCTGCGGGACTCCTCGGCGAGCATCGCGCTGTTCCTGGAGTACATCCCGCAGAACGTGCATCAGTGGCTCGGTGAGCAGATAAATGCCCGTGGAGAGGCCGCCGATCGGGCGTGCGCGATGGTGGAGCGGAACCTGGAGGCAGGGATCTCGTTCATGAACGCCCGCGGACTGCTGCACTTTGACGCCCATTTCCAGAACATCCTCACCGATGGTGAGCGCCTGTATTTCGCGGACTACGGGCTGGCCATCTCCTCCCGGTTCGAGCTGTCGAAGGACGAATCCGCCTTCTTCGAACGGCACCAGAACTACGACCGCTGCTACACGGCCATGTACACGTCGCAATGGCTGGTCACCGCACTTTTCGGGTCCGGGCGGGAAGATCGCGAGGCCCGGCTGCGCGCGTACGCCCGGGGCGAGGTCCCTACCGGAGCCCCCGCGACGGCCGCGGCGATCCTCGCTCGCGACGCGCCGGCCGCCGTCGTGATGACGGACTTCTTCCGCAGACTCCAGCACGAGAGCAGGCAGGCGCCGTACCCGATAGAGCTTTGA
- a CDS encoding IS5 family transposase: MSERRGYYTDTTDEQWALIEPVIAAWKAQHSSVSGHTGRYAMRGIVDALIYQNRTGCQWSLLPGDFPPASAVKYYFYRWRDDGLDQVICELLRCQVRERAGRAEDPSLVVLDAQSVHAAVNLHASTTGKDAGKKVPGRKHGIAVDVIGLIIAVVVMAASVHDNAIGTALLDKLATTTSTVSKALVDQGFKNTVVEHGREIGIDVEIVERNPADTGFVPQPIRWRVEQTLGTLMLHRRLTRDYEGNPRSSESRIYWVISSIMIRRLTATSAPTWRGL; this comes from the coding sequence GTGAGCGAGCGCCGCGGTTACTACACGGACACGACCGACGAACAGTGGGCGCTGATCGAGCCGGTGATCGCGGCATGGAAGGCGCAGCACTCGTCGGTCAGCGGGCACACCGGGCGCTATGCGATGCGCGGGATCGTCGACGCGCTGATCTACCAGAATCGCACCGGCTGCCAGTGGTCGCTGCTCCCGGGCGACTTCCCGCCGGCCTCGGCAGTGAAGTACTACTTCTACCGGTGGCGCGACGACGGCCTGGATCAGGTGATCTGTGAGCTCCTGCGCTGCCAGGTGCGCGAGCGCGCCGGGCGCGCGGAGGACCCGTCGCTGGTGGTGCTCGACGCGCAGTCGGTGCACGCGGCGGTCAATCTCCATGCGTCCACCACGGGCAAGGACGCCGGTAAGAAGGTGCCGGGCCGCAAACACGGGATCGCGGTCGATGTCATAGGGCTGATCATCGCGGTCGTGGTGATGGCCGCGAGCGTGCACGACAACGCCATCGGCACCGCACTGCTGGACAAGCTCGCCACCACTACGAGCACGGTGAGCAAGGCGCTGGTGGACCAGGGGTTCAAGAACACCGTGGTCGAACATGGCCGGGAGATCGGTATCGACGTCGAGATCGTCGAGCGCAACCCGGCCGATACCGGCTTCGTGCCGCAGCCGATCCGGTGGAGGGTGGAGCAGACCCTCGGCACGTTGATGCTGCATCGGCGGCTGACCCGTGATTACGAGGGCAACCCGCGCTCGAGCGAGTCCCGGATCTACTGGGTCATAAGCTCGATCATGATCCGTCGGCTGACCGCCACGAGTGCCCCGACCTGGCGCGGACTATAG
- a CDS encoding MCE family protein, with product MTRRLLALFTALAIVVGLAVVLWPGPGPVRVTAYFPRTVGIYPGSDVRVLGVRIGEVRKITPEGGRVRVELEYDRGRKVPANAQAAIVNSSVVSDRYVQLLPVYRKGAVLRDGAVIPESRTAVPVELDRIFDSLHTTAEALGPNGANNKGSLSRLLGVSADNLQGQGASLNQTVQDLSQAVTTLSDGRGDLFGTVRNLQVFTAALAADDTSVRSFNTDLADVAGQLAGERKDLAAALKYLAAALGDVSGFVKGNKKALASDVQGLAEVTKVLVTQRDALEELLTVAPTGLSNLENAYNPSAGTLDTRNNAQTSQDPSSLLCSILKTTGDDHDNCEGLKKLFASLPEVPQVPASTGSVDKTLGGILGAPA from the coding sequence ATGACCCGCAGACTCCTGGCCCTGTTCACCGCGCTCGCGATCGTCGTCGGCCTCGCCGTCGTCCTCTGGCCGGGCCCCGGCCCCGTCCGCGTCACGGCGTACTTCCCTCGGACTGTCGGCATCTACCCCGGCTCCGACGTCCGCGTCCTCGGTGTCCGCATCGGCGAGGTCAGGAAGATCACGCCGGAGGGGGGCCGGGTACGGGTCGAGCTGGAATACGACAGGGGCCGCAAGGTCCCCGCCAACGCACAGGCCGCCATCGTCAACTCCTCGGTGGTCAGCGACCGTTACGTGCAGCTGCTGCCGGTGTACCGCAAGGGCGCGGTGCTGCGGGACGGAGCTGTCATCCCCGAGTCCCGTACGGCTGTTCCCGTCGAGCTGGACCGGATCTTCGACAGCCTGCACACCACCGCCGAGGCGCTCGGCCCGAACGGTGCCAACAACAAGGGTTCGCTGTCCCGACTGCTCGGGGTGAGCGCGGACAACCTCCAGGGGCAGGGCGCAAGCCTCAACCAGACGGTGCAGGACCTGTCCCAGGCGGTCACCACGCTGTCCGACGGGCGCGGCGACCTGTTCGGGACCGTGCGGAACCTTCAGGTGTTCACGGCCGCGCTGGCGGCGGACGACACCAGCGTGCGGTCGTTCAACACCGACCTCGCCGACGTGGCCGGGCAGCTCGCCGGGGAGCGTAAGGATCTCGCGGCCGCGCTGAAGTACCTGGCTGCCGCACTCGGCGACGTGTCCGGCTTCGTGAAGGGAAACAAGAAGGCGCTGGCCTCGGACGTGCAGGGCCTGGCCGAGGTCACCAAGGTCCTCGTCACCCAACGAGACGCTTTGGAGGAGCTTTTGACCGTCGCGCCCACGGGCCTGTCGAACCTGGAGAACGCCTACAACCCCTCCGCCGGCACTCTCGACACCCGCAACAACGCGCAAACCTCCCAGGACCCGTCGTCCCTTCTCTGCTCGATCCTGAAGACGACCGGCGACGACCATGACAACTGCGAGGGGCTGAAGAAGCTCTTCGCCTCCTTGCCCGAGGTTCCGCAGGTCCCGGCGTCGACGGGCTCGGTCGACAAGACCCTCGGCGGCATTCTGGGGGCACCTGCATGA
- a CDS encoding MCE family protein: MSVRRKGRVAAWTAVCSLLLTGCEFNGWYDVPLPGGAASDGHAYHVTVEFRDVLDLVPQSSVKVNNVTVGTVEKVELDGWHARVRLRIADSVKLPGNAVADLRQTSMLGEKYVALSAPADTRPVGRLRDGDRIPLSRSGRNPEVEEVLSALSALLNGGGVAQLKTITIELNQALSGREDRVRSLLKQLDIFLGGLDGQRADIVRALKGVDRLAQRLKKEKKTIALAVDTMPPALKALADQREDLTKMLTALSRLGKTGTKVVNASHDDTVANLKKLQPILQELNKAGDDLPNSLELLTTYPFPRNATDAVKGDYVNLKITADLDLADLYGNVTGKPGKGGKSPAPGTPHLPGHPTPIPLPSVPSLPGIPSVPPVPSVPSAPAVPSTPSHGSTLLCPPVCTAAYGTGDGARRFPPGVDPALAELMLKGILP; this comes from the coding sequence ATGAGCGTGCGGCGCAAGGGGCGGGTGGCCGCCTGGACGGCGGTCTGCTCGCTGCTGCTGACCGGCTGCGAGTTCAACGGCTGGTATGACGTCCCGCTGCCCGGCGGCGCGGCCTCGGACGGTCACGCCTACCACGTCACCGTCGAGTTCCGGGACGTCCTGGACCTCGTGCCGCAGTCGTCGGTCAAGGTCAACAACGTCACCGTCGGCACGGTCGAGAAGGTGGAACTGGACGGCTGGCACGCCCGCGTACGGCTCAGGATCGCCGACTCGGTGAAGCTGCCTGGCAACGCGGTCGCCGATCTGAGGCAGACCAGCATGCTCGGCGAGAAGTACGTCGCCCTGTCCGCACCGGCCGACACACGCCCCGTCGGACGTCTCCGCGACGGCGACCGCATCCCGCTGTCCCGCAGCGGCCGCAACCCGGAGGTCGAGGAAGTGCTGTCGGCGCTGTCCGCGCTGCTCAACGGCGGCGGGGTGGCGCAGCTCAAGACGATCACCATCGAGTTGAACCAAGCCCTCAGCGGCCGCGAGGACCGGGTCCGGTCCCTGCTGAAGCAGCTCGACATCTTCCTCGGCGGCCTCGACGGCCAGCGGGCGGACATCGTGCGCGCGCTGAAGGGCGTCGACCGGCTCGCGCAGCGGCTGAAGAAGGAGAAGAAAACGATCGCCTTGGCCGTCGACACCATGCCGCCCGCCCTGAAGGCCCTCGCCGACCAGCGCGAGGACCTGACGAAGATGCTCACCGCCCTGTCCAGGCTCGGCAAGACCGGCACCAAGGTGGTGAACGCCTCCCACGACGACACCGTCGCCAACCTGAAGAAGCTCCAGCCCATCCTGCAGGAGCTGAACAAAGCAGGCGACGACCTGCCCAACTCCCTCGAACTCCTCACCACCTACCCGTTCCCGCGCAACGCGACGGACGCCGTCAAGGGCGACTACGTCAACCTGAAGATCACCGCCGACCTCGACCTGGCGGACCTCTACGGCAACGTCACCGGCAAGCCCGGCAAGGGCGGGAAGTCCCCGGCCCCCGGGACACCGCATCTTCCCGGCCACCCCACTCCCATCCCTCTCCCGTCCGTCCCTTCCCTGCCGGGCATCCCGTCCGTGCCCCCTGTGCCCTCTGTTCCCTCCGCGCCCGCCGTGCCGTCGACGCCCTCCCACGGCAGCACCCTGCTGTGCCCGCCGGTGTGCACCGCCGCCTACGGCACCGGGGACGGCGCGCGTCGCTTCCCGCCCGGGGTCGATCCCGCGCTCGCCGAGCTGATGCTGAAGGGGATACTGCCGTGA
- a CDS encoding MCE family protein encodes MKPFREHNPVVVGAVGLTVLALLTVAAFNADSLPLIGGGDTYSAAFSEAGGLKPDDEVRIAGVKVGKVEDVDLDGDHVKVTFKVKGRPAFGTDTGASIRVKTILGAKYLALYPKGPGQLKPGSEIPLRRTVSAYDVVQAFSDLTTTAEKVDTGRLAKALDTIADTFQDSPEEVRASIKGLSRISRTVAARDKALRQLLDHANGVTEVLADHTNDVSALVKNGDALFKEIDKRRWAIHKLLKSSALLGIELSGLVDDNSKEIGPALKNLNTFLRMLERNQASLDRSVRLLAPYVRLFTNTLGNGRWFDSYIQNMVAAPVTPRTGGTR; translated from the coding sequence CTGAAACCCTTCCGCGAGCACAACCCGGTCGTCGTCGGCGCCGTAGGCCTCACCGTCCTCGCGCTGCTCACCGTCGCCGCCTTCAACGCCGACAGCCTGCCGCTGATCGGCGGCGGCGACACCTACAGCGCGGCCTTCTCCGAGGCCGGCGGGCTCAAGCCGGACGACGAGGTACGGATCGCCGGGGTCAAGGTCGGCAAGGTCGAGGACGTCGACCTGGACGGCGACCACGTCAAGGTGACCTTCAAAGTGAAGGGCCGGCCGGCGTTCGGCACCGACACGGGGGCGTCGATCCGTGTCAAGACGATCCTCGGCGCGAAGTACCTGGCCCTCTACCCAAAGGGGCCCGGCCAGTTGAAGCCGGGCAGCGAGATCCCGCTTCGGCGGACCGTGTCGGCGTACGACGTCGTCCAGGCCTTCAGCGACCTGACGACCACCGCCGAGAAGGTCGACACGGGCCGGCTCGCGAAGGCACTGGACACGATCGCCGACACCTTCCAGGACTCCCCCGAGGAAGTGCGGGCGTCGATCAAGGGACTGTCGCGGATATCCCGGACCGTCGCCGCCCGTGACAAGGCGCTGCGCCAGCTGCTCGACCACGCGAACGGAGTCACCGAGGTGCTGGCCGATCACACGAATGACGTCTCCGCACTGGTGAAGAACGGCGACGCCCTGTTCAAGGAGATCGACAAGCGGCGCTGGGCGATCCACAAGCTGCTCAAGAGCTCCGCGCTGCTGGGCATCGAGCTGTCCGGCCTGGTCGACGACAACAGCAAGGAGATCGGACCCGCTCTGAAGAACCTCAACACCTTCCTGAGGATGCTCGAACGCAACCAGGCGAGCCTCGACCGCAGCGTCCGGCTGCTCGCCCCCTACGTCCGGCTCTTCACCAACACCCTCGGCAACGGCCGCTGGTTCGACTCCTATATCCAGAACATGGTCGCCGCCCCGGTCACGCCACGTACGGGAGGCACCCGATGA
- a CDS encoding glycoside hydrolase, producing the protein MALLFARRLHLHLRSRGRRAVGLLVLVAGTLPGAPAGAATPSSGSVSDTALTTTWSAGPFAVPNVSGTAGTVSCGHGQPCDDYALKVSVPAGYDAGHSLRIDVRWPGSAADFDLYVLDADGREVATSASSSDPETVLLPAVSASYTVRVVPYAPLGNSFTGTASLIATPADPPPSTATPPTYANSRAPDGIADAHNAGEPSIGVDRASGAAMFQAYTSTLQVTYDSAGAATWQDKSASAANGCPQGSTTSLDPILFTDPVTHRTFESQLAGKTALTCYTDDDGDMWTPTGGSGINSGVDHQTIGGGPFATGGPGTVTSYPNAVYYCSQDIADASCAVSRDGGLTYGPAVPMYSLLDCGGLHGHVKVAPDGTVYVPNKGCGGNQAVAVSEDNGLTWTVRKNPSSTPGDSDPSVGVGAGGTVYMGYQNSDGTPRTAVSHDKGKTWLYDQNVGAALGIKNIVFPAVTAGDDNRAAFAFLGTTTGGNYQDAANFTGVWHLYVATTYDGGQSWVTVDATPTDPVQKGSICTGGTTCGNDRNLLDFIDVTTDAQGRVLAAYADGCTGTCATGGAQNYDALASIARQSSGNTLYGAYDALILGRTRSPKETTR; encoded by the coding sequence GTGGCTCTCCTCTTCGCACGTCGTCTTCACCTCCACCTGCGGTCGCGGGGGCGTCGCGCCGTCGGGTTGCTGGTGCTCGTCGCCGGAACCCTGCCGGGTGCGCCGGCCGGCGCCGCGACCCCGTCCTCCGGATCGGTCAGCGACACCGCGCTGACGACCACGTGGAGCGCCGGGCCCTTCGCCGTCCCGAATGTCTCCGGCACTGCCGGGACGGTGAGCTGCGGGCATGGGCAACCCTGCGACGACTACGCCCTGAAGGTGTCGGTGCCTGCGGGCTACGACGCCGGTCACAGCCTGCGCATCGACGTCAGATGGCCGGGCTCCGCCGCCGACTTCGACCTGTACGTCCTCGATGCGGACGGCCGAGAGGTGGCCACCTCGGCCTCTTCCAGCGACCCCGAGACCGTGCTGCTCCCGGCGGTGTCGGCGTCGTACACCGTGCGCGTGGTGCCGTACGCGCCGCTCGGCAACAGCTTCACCGGCACCGCGAGCCTGATCGCCACTCCGGCCGATCCGCCGCCGAGTACGGCCACGCCGCCGACGTACGCGAACTCCCGGGCACCCGACGGCATCGCGGATGCGCACAACGCCGGTGAACCCTCGATCGGCGTCGACCGTGCGAGTGGCGCCGCAATGTTCCAGGCGTACACGTCGACACTCCAGGTCACCTACGACAGTGCCGGTGCCGCCACATGGCAGGACAAGAGCGCGAGCGCGGCCAACGGCTGCCCCCAGGGAAGCACCACCAGCCTCGACCCGATCCTGTTCACCGACCCGGTCACCCACCGCACCTTCGAGTCGCAGCTCGCCGGCAAGACCGCCCTGACCTGCTACACCGACGACGACGGTGACATGTGGACGCCAACGGGCGGCTCGGGCATCAACTCCGGTGTGGACCACCAGACCATCGGTGGCGGCCCCTTCGCCACGGGCGGTCCAGGCACCGTCACGTCGTACCCGAACGCCGTCTACTACTGTTCCCAGGACATCGCCGACGCCTCTTGCGCGGTCAGTCGGGACGGCGGTCTGACGTACGGTCCCGCCGTTCCGATGTACTCGCTGCTGGACTGCGGCGGCCTGCACGGGCATGTGAAGGTCGCCCCGGACGGCACGGTGTACGTGCCCAACAAGGGCTGCGGTGGCAATCAGGCCGTGGCCGTCTCCGAGGACAACGGGCTGACGTGGACCGTCCGCAAGAACCCGTCCAGCACCCCCGGTGACTCGGACCCGAGCGTGGGAGTCGGGGCCGGCGGGACCGTCTACATGGGCTACCAGAACAGCGACGGCACGCCGCGTACCGCCGTCAGCCACGACAAGGGCAAGACGTGGCTGTACGACCAGAACGTCGGCGCGGCCCTCGGCATCAAGAACATCGTCTTTCCGGCCGTGACCGCGGGCGACGACAACCGCGCCGCGTTCGCCTTCCTGGGCACCACCACCGGCGGCAACTATCAGGACGCGGCCAACTTCACGGGCGTCTGGCACCTGTACGTGGCCACCACCTACGACGGCGGCCAGTCCTGGGTGACCGTCGACGCCACCCCCACCGACCCGGTTCAGAAGGGGTCGATCTGCACGGGCGGCACCACGTGCGGCAACGATCGCAATCTCCTGGACTTCATCGACGTCACCACCGACGCCCAGGGTCGCGTGCTCGCCGCCTACGCCGACGGCTGCACCGGCACCTGCGCGACCGGAGGTGCGCAGAACTACGACGCGCTGGCGTCCATCGCCCGCCAGTCTTCAGGCAACACGCTGTACGGCGCGTACGACGCCTTGATCCTCGGCCGCACAAGAAGCCCTAAGGAAACCACTCGATGA
- a CDS encoding replication-relaxation family protein, whose translation MTGTTRWRFGSTARTRSLVLLALGVVKVATVAQLRQLILPGTSDVQTVRNACKDLRDAALLESVGKVTGTNPSGQPVSEQLWNLTTAGLAVAATELDRPLGEMGGTAREAARAGATHAVKVTDTIDAFLQTSPQPTKPVARRGTPPAAGLTKPLPARPPGLGTLDGWHTELALPVTGTFAAPGKGSLRADAVLTAPEAGLPVVFVEVDNGTEPPAKVADKIVRYRRFFQRTVKDQGGQQVPLWSTLWQASGRDGFPPVAFVFTKQVGPKALQARIHEVARLSEEHWQGMWRPGRPIGNTGERDGYRDYDGTVPVLATALDRLQQHGPCGAIWWRFGHGSAQTLTDALRNADDLHAYGRRDEQRRAAQQAAEEEEARRQEDEHRQWEASLWPCPTCGGDVDPDDAPGLARGDECPRCRTQRERVAAERAEAEAEWERERRGNGLFGWLRG comes from the coding sequence ATGACGGGCACGACGCGGTGGCGGTTCGGGTCGACGGCGCGGACGCGGAGTCTTGTCCTGCTGGCGCTCGGAGTGGTGAAGGTCGCTACTGTCGCGCAACTGCGGCAGTTGATCCTGCCGGGTACGTCCGATGTCCAGACCGTCCGCAACGCGTGCAAGGACCTGCGCGACGCCGCGCTGTTGGAATCAGTCGGCAAAGTGACCGGCACGAACCCGTCGGGCCAGCCGGTCAGCGAGCAATTGTGGAATCTCACCACGGCTGGATTGGCGGTGGCCGCGACCGAGCTGGACCGGCCGCTCGGTGAGATGGGTGGTACCGCTCGGGAGGCGGCCAGGGCCGGCGCGACGCACGCGGTGAAGGTGACCGACACCATCGACGCGTTCCTGCAAACATCGCCGCAGCCGACCAAACCGGTTGCCCGCCGCGGCACACCGCCCGCCGCCGGGCTGACTAAGCCGCTGCCTGCCAGGCCGCCAGGGCTGGGCACACTTGACGGGTGGCACACCGAGCTTGCTCTCCCCGTCACCGGCACGTTCGCCGCGCCGGGCAAGGGCAGCCTGCGCGCCGACGCGGTTCTGACCGCGCCGGAAGCCGGGCTGCCGGTGGTGTTCGTAGAGGTCGACAACGGCACCGAACCACCGGCCAAGGTGGCAGACAAGATCGTTCGCTACCGCCGGTTCTTCCAGCGCACCGTGAAGGACCAGGGCGGGCAGCAAGTCCCACTGTGGTCGACCCTCTGGCAGGCGTCCGGTCGCGACGGTTTCCCACCAGTGGCGTTCGTGTTCACCAAGCAGGTCGGCCCCAAGGCCCTGCAAGCACGGATACATGAGGTCGCACGCTTATCCGAGGAGCACTGGCAGGGCATGTGGCGTCCTGGCCGCCCGATAGGGAACACCGGAGAGCGGGACGGGTACCGGGACTACGACGGCACGGTGCCCGTCCTGGCCACCGCACTGGACCGGCTGCAGCAGCACGGCCCGTGCGGGGCGATCTGGTGGCGCTTCGGCCACGGTTCAGCCCAGACACTCACCGATGCCCTGCGCAACGCCGACGACCTGCATGCCTACGGCCGTCGAGACGAACAACGTCGCGCCGCCCAGCAGGCAGCTGAGGAGGAGGAAGCACGTCGGCAGGAGGACGAGCACCGGCAATGGGAGGCCTCGCTGTGGCCTTGCCCGACCTGCGGCGGCGACGTCGACCCTGACGATGCCCCTGGCTTGGCCCGCGGCGATGAATGCCCGCGCTGTCGTACGCAGCGCGAGCGCGTCGCGGCCGAACGAGCCGAAGCGGAGGCGGAGTGGGAGCGCGAACGGCGCGGCAATGGGCTGTTCGGATGGCTCCGCGGCTGA